One segment of Deltaproteobacteria bacterium DNA contains the following:
- a CDS encoding response regulator, protein MAGGRILVVDDDNALRASITRILEEEGYTVETAPDGATALQIVEEDPPDAILLDVMMPGMNGRQFLRELRRAKHTPKIPVVVMTALQGLSDRALEYGADDLVEKPFDVDELLNKVALALFRSGEYDTITDRPPLPRRNPASTAAPPARAPARTGVILLIDDDTQSLARLDAELGAHGYTVVSLSRPTADLARLARVLEPRAIAIALRGTGKQALAALRTLRGEPALSTVPALVFADARDAIDPHRAELDELGARAVSPPSALVAQLST, encoded by the coding sequence ATGGCTGGGGGACGCATCCTCGTCGTAGACGATGACAACGCACTGCGCGCGTCGATCACGCGCATCCTCGAGGAGGAGGGGTACACGGTCGAGACGGCGCCGGACGGAGCGACCGCACTGCAGATCGTGGAGGAGGATCCGCCGGACGCGATCCTGCTCGACGTCATGATGCCCGGCATGAACGGGCGTCAGTTCCTGCGCGAGCTGCGCCGCGCGAAGCACACGCCGAAGATCCCGGTCGTCGTCATGACCGCTTTGCAGGGCCTGTCGGACCGCGCCCTCGAGTACGGCGCCGACGACCTGGTCGAAAAGCCGTTCGACGTCGACGAGTTGCTCAACAAGGTCGCTCTCGCGCTGTTTCGCTCGGGCGAGTACGACACGATCACGGACCGGCCGCCGCTGCCGCGCCGCAACCCGGCGAGCACCGCCGCGCCGCCGGCGCGCGCGCCGGCGCGGACCGGCGTCATCTTGCTCATCGACGACGACACGCAGTCGCTGGCGCGGCTCGACGCCGAACTCGGCGCGCACGGCTACACCGTCGTGTCCCTGTCGCGCCCCACCGCCGACCTCGCGCGGCTCGCGCGCGTCCTGGAGCCGCGCGCCATCGCGATCGCGCTGCGCGGAACCGGCAAGCAGGCGCTCGCGGCCCTGCGCACGCTGCGCGGCGAGCCGGCGCTGTCGACCGTCCCGGCGCTCGTGTTCGCCGACGCGCGCGACGCAATCGACCCGCACCGCGCCGAACTCGACGAACTGGGCGCGCGCGCCGTCAGCCCGCCGTCCGCGCTCGTCGCGCAACTGTCGACGTGA
- a CDS encoding molecular chaperone DnaK has translation MSDRPRYIIGIDLGTTNTAVAYVDTRAADPRVRVFDVPQLVAPGQLEPRRQLPSFVYLAGEHDLSPAETALPWAPDRRQVVGELARAQGARVASRMVASAKSWLCHGGVDRNAPILPWGSDSPDKLSPVAASALVLRHVREAWDHVHAGEPDAAFIDQEIVVTVPASFDEAARELTVRAAESAGISDAILLEEPQAAFYAWIESHPGDLRKRALQPGDRVLVFDIGGGTTDFTLIAVGDGDELERTAVGDHLLLGGDNIDLTLAKQIEARIVERRGKKLDALQWHALVHACRLAKERLLGDDSVDRVPIAVAGRGSKLIGGTIKEEIDRSQLEATVLDGFFPLVDAGAVPVRARGGLQEFGLPYAADPAVTRHLAHFLARHGTGQVDAVLFNGGAMTPASLRRRVLAQIERWQPDAGAPRELANDVPELAVAKGAAYYGLVRRGLGARIRGGTPRSFYVGVGAAAGAADDGPMAVCLAPRGLDEGATVELPRDFTLTTNRPVSFKLYSSTTRRDEPGAIVRAGDGDPDRTDDDSDLLELPPIVTVLRAPGRSTAHVRLQVHVTALGTLELWCVEHTPPAGKEPERWRLSFDMRSGGAARRDDAPAGEIDDATRDAQAFVRRVFRGEDDVKPAQLMRALEKRLDLRRDEWSLTVSRALFDAALDVEGARERSAEVEARWLNLCGFTLRPGHGAPLDDWRCKQMWRVFNEGLVHDRAEQCRLAWWIAWRRIAGGLTKGQQEQIYDRLAQLFLPGPKQKAKWHKVKPTKQEAAEMWRVLANLERIDADRKAALGDELVDRLQSRKARSEATYFWALGRIGNRAPLYGPLNAVVPAARVERWIERLLEVDWPAPELAAFPLAQLGRRTGDRARDIDPALRERLAARLEAAPNGERCARLVREVVSLEAREERVALGDSLPPGLRLVADDAA, from the coding sequence GTGAGCGACCGCCCGCGCTACATCATCGGCATCGACCTGGGCACGACCAACACCGCGGTCGCCTACGTCGACACGCGAGCGGCCGACCCGCGCGTGCGCGTGTTCGACGTGCCGCAGCTCGTCGCGCCCGGCCAGCTCGAGCCGCGCCGCCAACTGCCGTCGTTCGTGTACCTCGCCGGCGAGCACGATCTGTCGCCGGCGGAGACGGCGCTGCCGTGGGCTCCCGACCGGCGCCAGGTGGTCGGCGAACTGGCGCGCGCGCAGGGCGCGCGGGTCGCCAGCCGGATGGTCGCGTCGGCCAAGTCGTGGTTGTGCCACGGCGGCGTCGACCGCAACGCGCCGATTCTGCCGTGGGGCTCGGACTCGCCCGACAAGCTGTCGCCGGTGGCGGCGTCGGCGCTGGTCTTGCGCCACGTGCGCGAAGCGTGGGACCACGTTCATGCCGGCGAGCCGGACGCCGCGTTCATCGATCAGGAGATCGTCGTCACCGTCCCCGCGTCGTTCGACGAGGCGGCCCGCGAACTGACCGTGCGAGCGGCCGAGAGCGCCGGCATCTCGGACGCAATTCTGCTCGAGGAGCCGCAAGCCGCGTTCTACGCGTGGATCGAGTCGCATCCGGGCGACCTGCGCAAGCGCGCGCTGCAGCCGGGCGACCGCGTGCTGGTGTTCGACATCGGCGGCGGCACGACCGACTTCACGCTCATCGCGGTCGGCGACGGCGACGAACTCGAGCGCACCGCGGTCGGCGACCACCTGCTTCTCGGCGGCGACAACATCGACCTCACTCTCGCCAAACAGATCGAAGCGCGCATCGTCGAACGCCGCGGCAAGAAACTGGACGCGCTGCAGTGGCACGCGCTGGTGCACGCGTGCCGGCTCGCCAAGGAACGACTGCTCGGCGACGACTCCGTCGACCGCGTTCCGATCGCGGTGGCCGGACGCGGCTCCAAGCTGATCGGCGGCACGATCAAAGAGGAGATCGACCGGTCGCAGCTCGAGGCGACCGTGCTCGACGGCTTCTTCCCGCTGGTGGATGCGGGCGCGGTGCCGGTGCGCGCGCGCGGCGGCTTGCAGGAGTTCGGCCTGCCGTACGCGGCCGACCCGGCCGTCACCCGCCATCTGGCGCACTTTCTCGCGCGCCACGGCACCGGCCAGGTCGATGCAGTGCTGTTCAACGGCGGCGCGATGACGCCGGCGTCCCTGCGGCGCCGCGTGCTCGCGCAGATCGAGCGCTGGCAGCCCGACGCCGGCGCGCCGCGCGAACTCGCCAACGACGTGCCGGAGCTGGCGGTCGCCAAAGGCGCGGCGTACTACGGCCTGGTGCGGCGCGGGCTCGGCGCGCGCATCCGCGGCGGCACGCCGCGGTCGTTCTACGTCGGAGTCGGAGCCGCCGCCGGCGCCGCCGACGACGGCCCGATGGCGGTGTGCCTGGCGCCGCGCGGGCTCGACGAAGGCGCCACCGTGGAGTTGCCGCGCGACTTCACGCTCACGACCAACCGGCCCGTGAGCTTCAAGCTGTACTCGTCGACCACCCGCCGAGACGAGCCGGGCGCCATCGTGCGCGCGGGCGACGGCGATCCGGATAGGACCGACGACGACAGCGACCTGCTCGAGCTGCCGCCGATCGTCACCGTGTTGCGCGCGCCGGGCCGGTCGACCGCGCACGTGCGGTTGCAGGTTCACGTGACCGCGCTCGGCACCCTCGAGCTGTGGTGCGTCGAACACACGCCTCCGGCCGGCAAGGAGCCGGAGCGCTGGCGGCTGTCGTTCGACATGCGGTCCGGCGGTGCGGCGCGGCGCGACGACGCGCCGGCCGGCGAGATCGACGACGCCACGCGCGACGCGCAGGCGTTCGTTCGGCGCGTGTTCCGCGGCGAGGACGACGTCAAGCCCGCGCAGCTGATGCGCGCCCTCGAAAAGCGGCTCGACCTGCGCCGCGACGAGTGGAGCCTCACCGTGTCCCGCGCGCTGTTCGACGCCGCGCTCGACGTCGAGGGCGCGCGCGAGCGGTCCGCGGAGGTCGAGGCGCGGTGGCTGAACCTGTGCGGGTTCACGTTGCGGCCCGGCCACGGCGCGCCGCTCGACGACTGGCGCTGCAAGCAGATGTGGCGCGTGTTCAACGAGGGGCTGGTGCACGACCGCGCCGAGCAGTGCCGGCTCGCCTGGTGGATCGCGTGGCGGCGGATCGCCGGCGGCCTCACCAAAGGCCAGCAGGAGCAGATCTACGACCGGCTGGCGCAGCTGTTTCTGCCCGGGCCGAAACAGAAGGCCAAGTGGCACAAGGTCAAGCCGACCAAGCAGGAGGCCGCCGAGATGTGGCGCGTACTCGCCAACCTCGAGCGCATCGACGCCGACCGCAAGGCCGCGCTCGGCGACGAGCTCGTCGACCGGCTGCAGAGCCGGAAGGCGCGGTCGGAGGCGACCTACTTTTGGGCTCTCGGCCGCATCGGCAACCGCGCGCCGCTGTACGGGCCGCTCAACGCGGTCGTGCCCGCGGCGCGCGTCGAACGCTGGATCGAGCGCCTGCTCGAGGTCGACTGGCCGGCGCCGGAGCTGGCGGCGTTTCCGCTCGCGCAGCTCGGCCGCCGCACCGGCGATCGGGCGCGCGACATCGACCCGGCGCTGCGCGAACGGCTCGCGGCGCGGCTCGAAGCGGCCCCCAACGGCGAGCGGTGCGCGCGGCTGGTCCGCGAGGTCGTGTCGCTCGAAGCGCGCGAGGAGCGCGTGGCGCTCGGCGACTCGCTGCCACCGGGCCTGCGGCTCGTCGCCGACGACGCCGCGTAG
- a CDS encoding serine/threonine-protein phosphatase yields MGLFEPANYALHWVSVPYLVVAALLLLLLGYGLFTRGDPVMRMAFIAAVAAGTVYAAAQAAAASCVDPALAARWYRWMIAPLALIGPAVFTLLQGEQVQLHAFRKLIGAAAAIATASAVVTLATDWVVAGVWRTDAGLWNAVAGPLLEVHLANLVGWSGAGAIAAARRARTAGGAYARRRYLRFAAVTGLIVGGSVDLLLAHGVGSVPLAWIPALAATGLLVATVHRIDVIRKRGRDDATPWELAIVVAIGGVAWAVAGAPRALATAAVVVAMIAGHAAVGAIRRRAARRRDRVGAVVERALDAFDERCTAVTAIEPLQDAVRDVLEGALGLQRARVLPAGDELLGRALDARVRAWLHVNRAPLARDRLGVERLGGLRAPIEALFAALDAAVVLPLLDRDTLVGVIATGPRADGRPLLDSELDAMARLQDSAARALTWLRLYREATQRAEDAREVEVAAAVQRARSAGVTERAVGACRVVAHYLPAGQFGGDWWAAAELADGRTLVLVGDTTGHGVPAALVTATVEGACEAAQQLLGASFGLFDLMQILNRAVLSVGRTRYLMSCFAALIDPEGPSVSFANAGHPFPYVCGPSGLRALVSRGTPLGIEPEPRIAVGRMPLAGGDTIVLFTDALVESESERGERYGDRRLQRVLRARGAAADPAELCAAILDDVRVHCGDRPVREDITLVAVQVGMPS; encoded by the coding sequence GTGGGGCTGTTCGAGCCCGCAAACTACGCGCTGCACTGGGTGAGCGTGCCGTACCTCGTGGTGGCGGCGCTGCTGTTGCTGCTGTTGGGGTACGGGCTGTTTACCCGCGGCGACCCGGTCATGCGCATGGCGTTCATCGCGGCAGTGGCTGCCGGCACGGTGTACGCCGCGGCGCAGGCGGCCGCGGCGAGCTGCGTGGACCCGGCGCTCGCGGCGCGCTGGTATCGCTGGATGATCGCGCCGCTGGCGCTGATCGGACCGGCCGTGTTCACCCTGCTGCAGGGAGAACAGGTGCAGCTGCATGCGTTTCGCAAGCTCATCGGTGCGGCGGCGGCGATCGCGACAGCGAGCGCGGTGGTGACGCTGGCCACGGACTGGGTCGTGGCGGGAGTGTGGCGCACCGACGCCGGCTTGTGGAACGCGGTCGCCGGGCCGCTGCTGGAGGTGCATCTCGCCAATTTGGTCGGCTGGAGTGGCGCCGGTGCGATCGCGGCGGCGCGTCGGGCGCGCACGGCCGGCGGTGCGTACGCGCGCCGCCGCTATCTGCGGTTCGCCGCCGTCACCGGTCTGATCGTCGGCGGCAGCGTCGACCTGCTGCTGGCGCACGGCGTCGGCAGCGTCCCGCTCGCGTGGATCCCGGCGCTCGCGGCGACCGGCCTGCTCGTGGCGACGGTGCACCGCATCGACGTCATCCGCAAGCGCGGGCGCGACGACGCCACGCCGTGGGAACTCGCGATCGTCGTCGCGATCGGCGGCGTGGCGTGGGCGGTGGCCGGAGCGCCGCGCGCGCTGGCCACCGCCGCGGTCGTCGTCGCGATGATCGCCGGACACGCCGCGGTCGGCGCGATTCGGCGGCGCGCCGCCCGCCGCCGGGACCGCGTCGGCGCGGTGGTCGAGCGTGCCCTCGACGCATTCGACGAGCGCTGTACCGCGGTCACCGCGATCGAGCCGCTGCAAGACGCCGTGCGCGACGTGCTCGAGGGCGCGCTCGGGCTCCAGCGTGCGCGGGTGCTGCCGGCCGGCGACGAACTGCTCGGCCGCGCTCTCGACGCCCGCGTGCGCGCGTGGCTGCACGTGAACCGTGCTCCGCTCGCGCGCGATCGTCTCGGGGTGGAGCGCCTCGGCGGCTTGCGGGCGCCAATCGAGGCGCTGTTTGCTGCTCTGGACGCAGCCGTCGTGCTGCCGCTCCTCGATCGCGACACGCTGGTGGGCGTGATCGCGACGGGACCGCGCGCCGACGGCCGTCCTCTGCTCGACAGCGAACTGGACGCGATGGCGCGGCTACAGGATTCGGCGGCGCGCGCGCTCACGTGGCTGCGACTGTACCGCGAGGCCACGCAGCGCGCCGAGGACGCGCGCGAGGTCGAGGTCGCCGCCGCGGTCCAGCGCGCGCGCAGCGCGGGCGTCACCGAGCGCGCCGTGGGGGCGTGTCGCGTCGTCGCGCACTATCTACCGGCGGGGCAGTTCGGCGGCGACTGGTGGGCGGCGGCCGAGTTGGCCGACGGGCGCACTCTGGTTCTGGTGGGCGATACCACCGGACACGGCGTGCCCGCGGCGCTGGTCACCGCGACGGTCGAGGGGGCGTGCGAGGCGGCGCAGCAACTGCTCGGCGCGAGTTTCGGCCTGTTCGACTTGATGCAGATTCTCAATCGCGCGGTGTTGTCGGTCGGCCGGACCCGTTACTTGATGTCGTGCTTCGCCGCCCTCATCGATCCAGAGGGTCCGAGCGTGTCGTTTGCCAACGCCGGCCATCCGTTTCCGTACGTGTGCGGCCCGTCCGGGCTGCGCGCGCTCGTGTCGCGCGGCACGCCGCTCGGCATCGAGCCCGAACCGCGCATCGCCGTCGGCCGCATGCCGCTGGCGGGAGGCGACACGATCGTCCTTTTCACCGACGCGCTGGTCGAGTCCGAGAGCGAGCGCGGCGAACGCTACGGCGACCGCCGGCTGCAGCGGGTGTTGCGCGCGCGCGGCGCGGCGGCCGACCCGGCCGAGCTGTGTGCGGCGATTTTGGACGACGTGCGGGTCCACTGCGGCGACCGGCCGGTGCGCGAGGACATCACGCTGGTCGCCGTCCAGGTCGGCATGCCGAGCTAG
- a CDS encoding MBL fold metallo-hydrolase, with amino-acid sequence MLTEIRAGNFTIRGVSVGGIYTSLHVKELDVLLDVGLAPRSFAGAKALFLSHGHADHCGALMTLIGARMLMCNNRRLKIFLPAPIADTLRASLDLVSTLQRYDVNVKLCGMEPGDEAPLHANLRVRAFRTYHPVPSLGYLFFRRVPKLRPEYVGLDGAEIRDRRRAGEDLFVDREILELAYATDTLVKVLDAEPALLSARTLILECTFLDDAKPPERAHESCHIHLDDLLPYADRFRNDAVVLMHFSQNYRPADVRAILDARCPPGLRERVVPLVPNRRRWPG; translated from the coding sequence ATGCTGACGGAGATTCGCGCCGGCAACTTCACGATACGCGGCGTGTCGGTCGGCGGGATCTACACGTCGCTGCACGTCAAGGAGCTGGACGTCCTTCTCGACGTCGGCCTCGCACCTCGGTCGTTTGCCGGGGCGAAGGCGCTGTTCCTCAGCCACGGGCACGCCGACCACTGCGGCGCGCTGATGACGCTGATCGGTGCGCGGATGCTCATGTGCAACAACCGCCGGCTCAAGATCTTTCTGCCGGCGCCCATCGCGGACACCCTCCGCGCGTCGCTCGATCTCGTGTCGACGCTGCAGCGCTACGACGTCAACGTGAAGCTGTGCGGCATGGAGCCCGGCGACGAGGCGCCGCTGCACGCCAACTTGCGCGTGCGCGCGTTTCGCACGTATCACCCGGTGCCGTCGCTCGGCTACCTGTTCTTTCGGCGCGTGCCGAAGCTGCGGCCCGAGTACGTCGGCCTCGATGGCGCCGAGATCCGCGATCGCCGGCGCGCGGGCGAGGACCTGTTCGTGGACCGCGAGATCCTCGAGTTGGCGTACGCGACGGACACCTTGGTGAAGGTGCTCGACGCCGAGCCCGCATTGCTGTCGGCTCGCACGTTGATTCTCGAGTGCACGTTTCTCGACGATGCGAAGCCGCCGGAGCGGGCCCACGAAAGCTGCCACATCCACCTCGACGACCTGCTGCCGTACGCGGACCGGTTCCGCAACGACGCGGTCGTCCTCATGCACTTCAGCCAGAACTACCGGCCGGCTGACGTGCGCGCGATCCTCGACGCGCGGTGTCCGCCGGGACTGCGCGAGCGCGTCGTGCCGCTGGTGCCCAACCGGCGCCGGTGGCCGGGGTGA
- a CDS encoding Xaa-Pro aminopeptidase: MFEAAVFAQRRQRLMDAIGPDAVAVFHSPPEAIRNGDAHYRYRQSSDLLYLTGFTEPEATLVLRPGAAKHRVVMFVRPRDKERETWDGRRAGVDGAVDRFGADVAYPCGELADKLPDLLSAEALYYSLGSDPAFDRTIASAIDQLRRRERRGVRPPARVVDPREVLHEMRLIKTPEEIAVLERAAAISVEAHTAAMAAAAPGTWEYELEALVDYTFRRRGGVGPGYTTIVGGGANATILHYVENDAQLRAGDLVLIDAGCEYGFYTADITRTFPVDGRFRGPQRDAYEVVLAAQREAIAHVRPGATLDDIHAAAVRVLTEGMVDLGLLPGPAEARVADGAYKTFYMHRTSHWLGMDVHDVGAYNRGGKPRPLAPGMVLTVEPGLYVAEDADGVPDALRGIGIRIEDDVLVTDDGCRNLTEAAPSAIADVEAACRAAAPAAMR; encoded by the coding sequence ATGTTCGAAGCCGCCGTGTTCGCGCAGCGGCGCCAGCGCCTGATGGACGCCATCGGGCCCGACGCCGTCGCCGTGTTCCATTCGCCGCCGGAGGCGATCCGCAACGGAGATGCGCACTACCGCTACCGCCAATCGTCGGACCTGTTGTACCTGACCGGCTTCACCGAGCCCGAAGCGACGCTCGTGCTGCGCCCGGGCGCAGCCAAACATCGGGTGGTGATGTTCGTCCGGCCGCGCGACAAGGAGCGCGAAACGTGGGACGGCCGCCGCGCGGGCGTCGACGGCGCCGTCGACCGGTTCGGCGCCGACGTCGCGTACCCGTGCGGCGAGTTGGCCGACAAGCTGCCCGACCTGCTGAGCGCCGAAGCGCTGTACTACAGCCTCGGCAGCGATCCCGCGTTCGACCGGACGATCGCGTCGGCGATCGACCAGCTTCGCCGGCGCGAGCGCCGCGGCGTGCGCCCGCCCGCACGGGTCGTGGACCCGCGCGAGGTCCTGCACGAGATGCGCCTGATCAAGACGCCCGAGGAGATCGCCGTGCTCGAGCGGGCGGCGGCGATCTCGGTGGAGGCGCACACCGCGGCGATGGCCGCCGCCGCTCCGGGGACGTGGGAGTACGAGCTCGAAGCGCTGGTGGACTACACGTTTCGCCGGCGCGGCGGCGTCGGCCCCGGGTACACCACGATCGTCGGCGGCGGCGCCAACGCGACCATCTTGCACTACGTCGAAAACGACGCGCAGCTGCGCGCGGGCGACCTCGTGCTGATCGACGCCGGCTGCGAGTACGGGTTCTACACGGCGGACATCACCCGGACGTTTCCGGTCGACGGCAGATTCCGCGGGCCACAGCGCGACGCCTACGAGGTGGTGTTGGCGGCCCAGCGCGAGGCGATCGCGCACGTGCGCCCGGGCGCGACGCTCGACGACATCCACGCCGCCGCCGTGCGCGTGCTCACCGAAGGCATGGTCGACCTCGGCCTGCTGCCCGGACCGGCCGAGGCGCGCGTAGCGGACGGCGCGTACAAAACGTTCTACATGCACCGAACGTCCCACTGGCTCGGCATGGACGTCCACGACGTGGGCGCGTACAACCGCGGTGGCAAACCGCGGCCGCTGGCGCCGGGCATGGTGCTCACCGTGGAACCGGGCCTCTACGTCGCGGAGGACGCAGACGGTGTGCCCGACGCGCTGCGCGGCATCGGCATCCGGATCGAGGACGACGTGCTCGTGACCGACGACGGCTGTCGCAACCTGACCGAGGCGGCCCCGTCGGCGATCGCGGACGTCGAGGCAGCCTGCCGCGCGGCGGCGCCGGCGGCGATGCGATAG
- a CDS encoding glutathione S-transferase family protein → MGQLVRGVWTADADFPRDADGRFDRAASQFRDMHVEPVAGRYHLYVSLACPWAHRTLVARALLGLEHAIDVSIVEPVWQDNGWQFSDRYPDRLHGARYLWELYVRARADFTGRVTVPVLWDRERDTIVNNESAEILRLLHTAFAPLARTPRDLVPEPHRADIDAINARVYEAVNNGVYKCGFAGTQAAYDEAEAALFAALDELDATLAGRTWLVGDALTEADIRLFPTLVRFDAVYNIHFKCSRKRLVDYPNLLSHTVRMYRLPGVADTVDFDHIKRHYYLCHRSLNPRGIIPVTGQGAYLRLA, encoded by the coding sequence ATGGGACAGCTCGTTCGCGGCGTGTGGACCGCCGATGCCGACTTTCCGCGGGACGCCGACGGTCGCTTCGACCGGGCCGCGTCGCAGTTTCGCGACATGCACGTCGAGCCGGTCGCGGGGCGCTACCACCTGTACGTGTCGCTGGCGTGCCCGTGGGCGCATCGGACGCTCGTGGCGCGCGCGCTGCTGGGCCTCGAACACGCCATCGACGTGTCGATCGTCGAGCCGGTGTGGCAAGACAACGGCTGGCAGTTCTCCGACCGCTATCCGGACCGGCTCCACGGCGCGCGCTACCTGTGGGAGTTGTACGTGCGCGCGCGCGCCGATTTCACGGGTCGGGTGACGGTGCCGGTGTTGTGGGACCGAGAGCGCGACACGATCGTGAACAACGAGTCGGCCGAGATCTTGCGCCTGCTGCACACGGCGTTTGCGCCGCTCGCGCGCACGCCGCGCGACCTGGTTCCCGAGCCGCACCGCGCCGACATCGACGCCATCAACGCCCGGGTGTACGAGGCCGTCAACAACGGCGTGTACAAGTGCGGGTTTGCCGGCACCCAGGCGGCCTACGACGAGGCGGAGGCCGCGCTGTTCGCGGCGCTGGACGAACTCGACGCGACGCTCGCCGGCCGGACGTGGCTCGTCGGCGACGCGCTGACCGAGGCGGACATCCGGCTGTTTCCCACGCTCGTGCGCTTCGACGCGGTCTACAACATCCACTTCAAGTGCAGTCGCAAGCGCCTGGTCGACTATCCAAACCTGCTTTCGCACACGGTGCGGATGTACCGCCTGCCGGGCGTGGCCGACACGGTGGACTTCGATCACATCAAGCGGCACTACTACCTGTGCCACCGGTCTCTCAACCCGCGCGGGATCATCCCGGTGACGGGGCAGGGCGCGTATCTGCGGCTCGCGTGA
- a CDS encoding serine/threonine-protein phosphatase, protein MTERAVAEAGLRAGGATHAGNVRDTNEDCYLVAPDIGLYGVFDGMGGHLAGEVASALARDAVRDVVASAAPNADPRELLADALRRASEAVRAEAARRGARRGMGTTAVVCRSLARDRVLIAHVGDSRAYLWRDGRLQQLTADHTIVAELLSRGAITEEEARTHPYRSVLSRNLGASPDVRPDFCELELRPGDRLLLCSDGLTGYASEHAIAAAMGASLDPEQIARELVSLALKGGGGDNVTAVVVDAGQRAVPRRTQIVRTTGAAAWWDRRDVFLAAARELGVAQSPVCAVLSEGEAIDIVAGNLCEAVYRDLEQTTGIHVWTYAENLAAGWFDQGGDFGALRALLDALGEAAARVVAAIRADDPLTGALLAAAVPRALVVADIAVGHVIARRLREVERELADAEAARARAAAITETVTVPVDVPRSDPPPPDVAACLDAALGPAREAAADSQRPRVGAIATGVIDRAHAAARERGGALDGLLAARELLGAAAAGEPAVAPLLDALDRARAAHFGALARASATPAARAAALRRVAVAHRRIAMGVAHLVVDTGRPIADALREAIDRAASLRRTLVRQTSRPRSDDTQPGWAPPGGRR, encoded by the coding sequence GTGACCGAGCGCGCGGTGGCGGAAGCGGGACTGCGGGCGGGCGGCGCGACCCACGCCGGCAACGTGCGCGACACGAACGAGGATTGCTACCTCGTCGCACCGGACATCGGCCTCTACGGCGTGTTCGACGGCATGGGCGGTCACCTCGCCGGCGAGGTCGCGTCGGCGCTCGCGCGCGACGCCGTGCGCGACGTCGTGGCGTCCGCGGCGCCCAACGCCGACCCGCGCGAGCTTCTGGCGGACGCGCTGCGGCGCGCGTCGGAGGCGGTACGCGCGGAGGCGGCGCGCCGCGGCGCGCGCCGCGGCATGGGCACCACGGCGGTCGTGTGCCGCTCGCTCGCGCGCGACCGGGTGCTGATCGCCCACGTCGGCGACAGCCGCGCCTACCTGTGGCGCGACGGCCGCCTGCAGCAACTCACGGCCGACCACACGATCGTCGCCGAGCTGCTGTCGCGCGGCGCGATCACGGAGGAGGAGGCGCGAACCCACCCGTACCGATCGGTGTTGTCGCGCAACCTCGGCGCGTCCCCCGACGTGCGGCCCGATTTCTGCGAACTCGAGCTGCGGCCCGGCGATCGGCTGCTTCTGTGCAGCGACGGTCTGACCGGCTACGCGTCCGAGCACGCGATCGCGGCGGCGATGGGCGCGTCGCTCGACCCGGAGCAGATCGCGCGCGAGCTGGTCTCGCTCGCGCTCAAGGGGGGCGGCGGCGACAACGTGACCGCCGTCGTGGTCGACGCCGGGCAGCGCGCGGTGCCGCGGCGCACGCAGATCGTCCGCACGACCGGCGCGGCGGCGTGGTGGGATCGCCGCGACGTGTTCCTCGCGGCCGCCCGCGAACTGGGCGTGGCGCAGTCGCCCGTGTGCGCGGTGTTGAGCGAGGGCGAGGCGATCGACATCGTCGCGGGCAACCTGTGCGAGGCGGTATACCGCGACCTCGAGCAGACGACCGGCATCCATGTGTGGACCTACGCCGAGAATCTCGCGGCCGGCTGGTTCGACCAGGGGGGCGACTTCGGCGCGCTGCGGGCGCTGCTCGACGCGCTCGGCGAGGCGGCCGCGCGCGTCGTCGCGGCCATTCGCGCGGACGATCCGCTCACCGGCGCGCTGCTCGCCGCGGCCGTGCCGCGCGCGCTCGTCGTGGCGGACATCGCCGTCGGCCACGTGATCGCGCGCCGGCTGCGCGAGGTCGAGCGCGAACTCGCCGACGCGGAGGCCGCCCGTGCGCGCGCCGCCGCGATCACCGAGACGGTCACGGTCCCGGTCGACGTGCCGCGTTCCGATCCGCCGCCGCCCGACGTCGCCGCCTGTCTGGACGCTGCCCTTGGCCCGGCACGTGAGGCGGCCGCCGACAGCCAGCGGCCGCGCGTCGGCGCGATCGCGACCGGCGTGATCGACCGCGCGCACGCGGCGGCGCGCGAGCGAGGCGGCGCGCTCGACGGCCTGCTCGCCGCGCGCGAACTGCTCGGCGCCGCGGCGGCGGGCGAGCCGGCGGTCGCCCCGCTGCTCGACGCGCTCGACCGCGCCCGCGCCGCGCACTTCGGCGCGCTCGCGCGGGCGTCCGCGACGCCGGCGGCGCGGGCGGCGGCGCTGCGCCGCGTGGCGGTGGCGCACCGGCGCATCGCGATGGGCGTGGCGCACCTCGTCGTCGATACCGGGCGACCGATCGCCGATGCGTTGCGCGAGGCGATCGACCGCGCGGCTTCCCTGCGGCGCACGTTGGTGCGGCAGACTTCGCGCCCGCGGTCGGACGATACGCAGCCCGGATGGGCGCCACCGGGAGGCCGGCGGTGA